The Clostridia bacterium DNA window ATTGCACGTCGGCCATCTTGCTTTGGTCGTAGACGAAGGGCGCTTTTTCGCGTCTTTGTCCGCCCGATTTCCCGCCTGCCGCGATGAGCGCTTTCAGTTTGCCGTTGACGTATTCGAGGCATTTGCCGATGCGCACGTTTTTGACGAGGTCACTTTCGGGCACTTCTTCGTCGGTCAGGGGGTTGACGCCCCGCGCCATCTTTTCGATATAGACTTGCGCGTGTTTGAGGATATCGATATCTTCCATTGTGCTTTCTCCTTCGTCGGTATATTACTATATTAACACACTCCGAGGCGCATTGCAATAGCGCCTCGCAAAAAGAGGGCGCGTCGGGCGTTGCTTTTACGCGAAAACCGATCGGGGTGCGACCTATCGAGAATATTTTTATAAGAATTGCCAAAAAGCGTGCATAACGGGATAAAATGTAGTATAATGTGGTGGGAAAAAGCGAGACCGCTTCGTCCCGTCCCCCAGAAATCTTTTAAGAGAGGTGCATATATGGCAAAAATCGATTTAAGCAAATACGGCATTACCGGCACTACCGAAATCGTGTACAATCCTTCCTACGAACTTTTGTTCGAGGAAGAGACGCGCCCCGACCTTACGGGCTACGACGTGGGCAGAGTGAGCGAGTTGGGCGCCGTCAACGTCATGACGGGCGTCTATACCGGCCGTTCCCCCAAGGACAAGTTCATCGTCATGGACGACAATTCCCGCGACACCGTGTGGTGGACGAGCGAGGGGTACAAAAACGACAACCATCCCGCGTCCGAGGAGACTTGGGCGGCGGTGAAGAAGATCGCCATCAACGAGTTGTCCAACAAGCGTCTGTTCGTCGTGGACGCGTTCTGCGGCGCCAACAAGGACACCCGTATGGCCGTGCGCTTCATCATGGAAGTGGCGTGGCAAGCCCACTTCATCAAAAATATGTTCATTCAACCCACTGCGGAGGAGTTGGCCGATTTCGAGCCCAACTTCGTGGTGTACAACGCCAGCAAGGCCAAGGTGGACAACTACAAGGAGCTCGGCCTCAACAGCGAGACCGCGGTCGTGTTCAACATCACCTCGCGCGAGCAAGTCATCATCAACACTTGGTACGGCGGCGAAATGAAGAAGGGTATGTTCTCTATGATGAACTACTACCTGCCTTTGAAGGGCATCGCGGCCATGCACTGCTCGGCCAATACGGATATGGACGGCAAGAATACCGCCATCTTCTTCGGTCTGTCCGGCACGGGCAAGACCACCTTGTCCACCGATCCCAAGCGTTTGCTTATCGGTGACGACGAACACGGCTGGGACGACAACGGCGTCTTCAACTTCGAGGGCGGCTGCTACGCCAAGGTCATCAACTTGGACAAAGAGAGCGAGCCTGATATCTACAACGCCATCAAGCGCAACGCCTTGTTGGAGAACGTCACGTTGGACGCCAACGGCAAGATCGATTTCGCCGACAAGTCCGTCACCGAGAATACCCGCGTGTCCTATCCCATCACCCATATCGAGAAGATCGTGCGCCCCGTGTCTTCGGCGCCCGCGGCCAACAACGTCATCTTCCTGTCGGCCGACGCGTTCGGCGTGTTGCCTCCCGTGTCCATTTTGACGCCCGAGCAAACGCAATACTACTTCCTGTCCGGCTTCACCGCCAAATTGGCGGGCACCGAGCGCGGCATCACCGAGCCTACGCCCACCTTCTCGGCGTGCTTCGGCCAAGCCTTCCTCGAGTTGCATCCCACCAAGTACGCGGCGGAATTGGTCAAGCGTATGCAACAGTCGGGTGCTAAGGCCTACCTCGTCAACACGGGTTGGAACGGCACGGGCAAGCGTATTTCCATCAAGGATACCCGCGGCATCATCGACGCCATTTTGGACGGCGCCATCAAGACCGCGCCCACCAAGACCATTCCGTATTTCAACTTCGAGGTGCCCACGGCGTTGCCCGGCGTAGATCCCGCCATTCTCGATCCCCGCGACACCTACCAAGATCCCTCCGTGTGGGATGCCAAGGCCCAAGACCTCGCGGGTCGTTTCATCAAGAACTTCGACAAGTACACGACCAACGAAGCGGGCAAGGCTTTGGTGGCCGCCGGCCCTCAACTCAAATAAAATAGAGGGTGAAATGGGCGATGGCAAGGGCTGTCCGCGATTTCGCTCGCGTCACGTACACAGAGTACGTTAGGCGCTCGGCTCAATCGTTTGCACACCCTTGCTCTCATCCCATTTCCCCGCTCGATTTTATTTGAGTTACCATATAAGCGGCGTCGCAATTCTCTACAATTTGTCTGCTTGCTTGTTTATTTAAGGCAGTAGACGAGGGCGATTGAGCGGGCTGTTCATTTCCTCGCTCGCGTCACTTGCCCGTAAAAACAATAAAACAAAAAGGCGTCTTCAATGATTGAGGATGCCTTTTCAATACTAATTTTTTCTCCGATTTGGTAATAACACATTTTGTACCGTTTTATTCCGTTCATATTGACAATTACAAGGGAAAATGGTTATAATATATTTGCCAAATTCGGGTTGCGTTTCGGCGCAACTTTACTAAAACAGCCTTTTTGAAAAGGTGCACTATTTTTATTTTGAATGTCGCACAAAAGGTAGCGAGTGCTATCATCGTGTTTACAACGACATTTCTTTGTAATCATATTGCATTTTGGATGTTTTAGTAACGAGTTTGGCGACTTATGCGATGGTGGCACCTACATTTGCCGCTTTCGCAAGAAGGCGGCATCTTATTACCAAAACACGATGCCGCTTTAATCTTCGGATTAAGGCGGTTTTTGTTACAAAAGGAGATTGCTTATGAAAAAAGTTTTGATGACTGTAATCGGAATTATTATCGTGCTGTCGGTTTGTTTTATCCTTGTCGCTTGCGGCGAGGCGCATAACGATATAATCACCATTGAACCGCAAGAGATTATAATTGCCCCCCCGAGTAATAACGACGAGATCGAGACGCACGAGCATACTTTTGCCATCGAATGGGAACACGATAGTAATTTTCATTGGCATAGCTCTACCTGTGGGCACGACGTTGTTTCGGATAAAGCCGAACATAATTGGAGTAAATACACTATGACTAAAGCACCGCTCTGCGCATCTTCGGGAACAAAAGAGCGCACGTGCGTTTGTGGAGAAAAAGAGGTGGCTGTCATCCCCCCTCTTGATCATAATTATTCGGAAACTGTTACCGAGCCCACTTGTACAGAACAGGGATATACAACACACGTTTGCATCCGTTGTGGGGTAACCTATGTGGACAATTATACACTGGGAGAGCATAGATGGGGCGATTGGTACTATACCAGACAACCCACCTGCACAAATAAAGGATATCGACTGAGAAAATGTGATAGTTGCAATATGAGCGAGAGCGACGAGCCTCCTGCATTGGGGCATACGGGTTCTTGGCATATTGCAAAGAAAGCTACGTGTACGCCCGGGAAAGAAGATTGTATTTGTACGCGGTGCAATCAATATGTTGTATATTATACATCCCCTTCATTCGAACATAATTATGATGATACGAATAATCAATGTACACATTGTGGCGAATTTAAGCCTACCGAAAATCTCTTTTCCTTTTATCAATATGACGAATTCACAAACAGTCAAAGTGTGTGTGTTAGTAATCCGCTGCGAAGTTATATATATACAAATAACAGGCAATATATTTATATCAAAAGACTTTCCATTCCATCTAGTTATAATGGAATCCCCGTAACCACAGTGGGACCCTCGTCGGTTAGTGCAGGAACACCATTGTTGATGGCTTCGGTTACCGATCTTTTCATTCCGGATAGTATAACCGAAATCCAAAGCAAAGCGTTTGATTATTTTTCTCAAGTAGAGAACATATCTATAGGGAGCGGATTGATTTCCTCGTTAACTCCGTTTACAAGTCTCAACAATCGTACGACAATAGAAGTATCAAAGAAGAACCCGAAGTATCATAGCGAAGGGAATTGTATTATTGATACGGAAAATAAAATCCTCGTTTTGGGCGGAGCAAATAGTATTATTCCGACCGATGGGAGTGTAACAAGTATTGGAGCAAACGCATTTTATAAAATTTCCTATGATGAAAAATCCTGTGCATTCCCGCTAAAAGGTCTGCGAGAAATATCCATTCCAGATAGCGTAGTAAGTATCGGACCTGCGGCTTTTGCTTACTGTGGAGAATTAACAACGCTATATTTAGGCGAGGGTGTTACGGATATCGATCCGAAGGCGTTCTATCGCTGTTTCA harbors:
- a CDS encoding leucine-rich repeat domain-containing protein, producing the protein MKKVLMTVIGIIIVLSVCFILVACGEAHNDIITIEPQEIIIAPPSNNDEIETHEHTFAIEWEHDSNFHWHSSTCGHDVVSDKAEHNWSKYTMTKAPLCASSGTKERTCVCGEKEVAVIPPLDHNYSETVTEPTCTEQGYTTHVCIRCGVTYVDNYTLGEHRWGDWYYTRQPTCTNKGYRLRKCDSCNMSESDEPPALGHTGSWHIAKKATCTPGKEDCICTRCNQYVVYYTSPSFEHNYDDTNNQCTHCGEFKPTENLFSFYQYDEFTNSQSVCVSNPLRSYIYTNNRQYIYIKRLSIPSSYNGIPVTTVGPSSVSAGTPLLMASVTDLFIPDSITEIQSKAFDYFSQVENISIGSGLISSLTPFTSLNNRTTIEVSKKNPKYHSEGNCIIDTENKILVLGGANSIIPTDGSVTSIGANAFYKISYDEKSCAFPLKGLREISIPDSVVSIGPAAFAYCGELTTLYLGEGVTDIDPKAFYRCFNIDSIVVSNANQAYSCNGNCLIEVSTKTLCLTGKGFAIPTDGSVSQIGAHVFSGNDGITSIYIPASIVSIGKDAFYYCSNLKDMYYGGTKDAWYKIHGFDHWDYQLGTNIVHCTDGDVTWYHK
- the pckA gene encoding phosphoenolpyruvate carboxykinase (ATP), which produces MAKIDLSKYGITGTTEIVYNPSYELLFEEETRPDLTGYDVGRVSELGAVNVMTGVYTGRSPKDKFIVMDDNSRDTVWWTSEGYKNDNHPASEETWAAVKKIAINELSNKRLFVVDAFCGANKDTRMAVRFIMEVAWQAHFIKNMFIQPTAEELADFEPNFVVYNASKAKVDNYKELGLNSETAVVFNITSREQVIINTWYGGEMKKGMFSMMNYYLPLKGIAAMHCSANTDMDGKNTAIFFGLSGTGKTTLSTDPKRLLIGDDEHGWDDNGVFNFEGGCYAKVINLDKESEPDIYNAIKRNALLENVTLDANGKIDFADKSVTENTRVSYPITHIEKIVRPVSSAPAANNVIFLSADAFGVLPPVSILTPEQTQYYFLSGFTAKLAGTERGITEPTPTFSACFGQAFLELHPTKYAAELVKRMQQSGAKAYLVNTGWNGTGKRISIKDTRGIIDAILDGAIKTAPTKTIPYFNFEVPTALPGVDPAILDPRDTYQDPSVWDAKAQDLAGRFIKNFDKYTTNEAGKALVAAGPQLK